The Lolium rigidum isolate FL_2022 chromosome 2, APGP_CSIRO_Lrig_0.1, whole genome shotgun sequence genomic interval agagacttgtataggatctctccattaggtaggatcataggatcaacctagaaaaaacatattttaaacaggcgaaaaaatctgaaaataataaacaacatgcatataggttgtatctacaactccacAAAATTTCAGCTTAAAATCTGATCTacacttggagaaacaaaaaagacaaattctattatgaatagtgtcagatctggttgggtagtatttcacactattcacactcagatttatcttttttgtctctccaaatgtatgtcgaatttgaagttgcaaatttttAGCGTTGCATATATAATATAGATGTGTGttgtgattttttttcagattttttaaacatgttttatctttgcaaaaaaattgttctcatagatcctatctaagaCCTGATCCTACCCAAGTCTTCCCCGTAAGAACTCCCAGGTCTGACCTGAAGATCGGCAAAAGCTGGTCGTGGAGTTGCTTCCGAGCGCCGGAACTGGGTGAGATACCGAGCTGTTCGCTCCCATCCATGCTACGCTTCCTTGGTATTAGACGTTTGCGGACGAGTGTTCAACGTGTACTACACTTGCGTCGGTTTTTAGAGCTAGAGTTAGTAGAACTGATTTCGTTCTCAGTTAGATGAAACACTAAGCAAATCTAACGATGTATAACTTGACTAAGCACGAACTTAGCCTCTAGCCAACGCATGTTCCTAGCCATTGGAGCATTTTTTAAGCCGACAACCTTTGACCGTGCAATTGAGCCAGGTCATCCGGTGATTCTTCGCCTGTCACTTTGTCCCATCTAACGGCAGTCCCGCAGCTCAACTTTGTCCCATCCAGCGGCATGCCCGCAGCTCAGAGAGAGcgagctagctctcttgctttgcCCTAGCGTTCTTTCCTCCTCGGCCGTGGGCGCCTCCGGTGCTCGTTGTCTTCGAGAATGAAGACGAGTAGGCATCAATGGCGGCAACAACCCTAGTTAGCCTAGGGttttaatttttagtttttttcctttttccgcaCTTTGTAATTTATTTTCTATCAATATAAATATTATTGCAAAAAATACGTCGGGCTACTGGGTTACTCCATATCGTTTTTTATCCAAACAGACAAACGAGACAACCATTTTGATGTGCGCTACCCAACCTAAACTAACCAAAACAGGAGAATCaacatgtggttggatggttaggaggacaGTGGCACCCTCAACCCACTAGAGTTAAAATCTCATATTTgatactttggtgtctcattagaGACATAATTTTCCTTCAGTGAGagacgacgttcccgtcgacagcgaggcgcgcgTGCTCACTTCATCAATCTCAAAACCCATCAGATCAGTTTCTTGGGCTTTGTTTCTTGGAGGCGCTTATAGCGGTAGGGTGTGCTTGCGTGCGTTTATAGAGGTGAgtgtatgtatatatatgtgAGTGTTTTtgtgtttcgaaaaaaaaaaactaaccaaAACGGAAACTTGGCTGGAGATGGCCTAGCTAGctcgaagaaaaaaaaatgaaaacccccAAAGAGAGGTAAAGTCCACGGCGCACTACCACTAGGGCACTGGGCACTAGGCACGACCGCCCCAGTCCACCAGTTCCCGTGGAACAGATCCCCATTTCGTTTccagctccaaaaaaaaaaagaccgcAAAGTTCGTCCTGTCGCAATCCCCTTCCCAAAACCCTACtccgccggcctccgccgcctcACCCGCCatggatgccgccgccgccgccgaccgagcAGAACTCCGAACCTACGCCGATGTCGAGGAGTTCTTCAACAACATGTCGTCCGAGGGCCCGTCGGCGCAGGACCGCATCGATTACATCGTCCCCTACAtcatctccctcctccctccaccCTTCATCCCCGCGCccgacgccgccgacgcctccGACTCCGAAGACGAGCACTTTTccctcacctcctcctcctcctcctcctccgacgaccccGCCGGCGCCTTCTTTCTGCCGGCGCAGGGCGACGGCCAGGACCGCATCAGCCGCCTGACCAACGACCTGCTCGCCAACGTCATCTCCCGGCTCCCCACCAAGGAATCCGCGCGGACCATGGTCCTCTCGTCCCGCTGGCGCGGCCTGTGGCCGGCGACCCCGCTGCTCGTCGACGACGCGCACCTCCGGTACCCGGGCGAGTCGCGCGAGATCCCGGGCTTCCACGCCGCGCGCGCCATCACGCGCTGCGTGGCGGCGCACCCGGGCCCCGTCCGCGGCGTGCGCGTCACCCGCACCTCCTTCCACGCGCAGGAGTACGCGCTGCAGCGCATCGTCTCCGGCCTCGCCGCCAAGAACGTCCAGGACCTCGTCCTCTTCAACCGCCCCTGGCCGCTCAACATGCCGCTCCCCGACGGCGTCCTCCGCTGCGCCTCCCTCGCCCGCCTCTACCTCGGCGTCTGGCACTTCCCCGACACCGCCGCGCACCGCCCCAACCTCCCCAACCTCCAGGAGCTCGGCCTCTTCCACACCATCATCGCCGACAGCGACATCGACGCCCTGCTCGCGCGCTGCCGCAAGCTCAAGGTCCTCTCCTTCGCCATGTCCTACAACTGCGCTTCCCGCCTCCGCGTCAGGTCCCGCAGCCTCAGCGCCGTGGTTGAGTGGAGATGCAGCTTGGAGGAAATCCTCGTCGATGATGCCCCCTGCCTCGAGCGCCTGCTCTTCGACAGCATTGGCGAACGGAGGCTCCTCAAGATTGTCCAGGCGCCCAGGCTCGAGGTCCTCGGGTTCTTGGACCTGCAGCTCCACGAGCTCCAGATTGGCGGCATTGTCATCAAGGTAATTAACTGCGTCTTGTTACTTCTGTGCTCTACACTTAATTAGCATTCATTACGTGATTGAGCAACCAAATAAGTTATGGCAGGCTGGGATGAATGTGAGAGCTAGAGCCATGCTGCCAAGTTTGAAGATATTTGCTGTCAAGGTGCGGTTTTCAGATCAGACGGAGGTCAAGATGCTGCCCACTCTGCTCAGATGCTTTCCTTCTCTTGAGACACTTCACGTCATGGTACGTAGTTTTTGTGACATAAGATATTTGTTCATCTGAATAATTGTTTGTCGATTGCAATTTTCAAGATGATCACATGGatgtgaacttattcaaacatttgTTGCTCACTGCTATGTATTCCAGATTGATAGTGTAGGCACTGTTACTTGTAGCTTGGCGTAATTTTAGGATTGATACCCTAAACATTGAAATTGTTTTTTTTTGCTCAATTTCAGTCCATTCCTGGGTCACCTGATACCGTGGTTCCTGCTGGGTTCTGGGAGTCCCTGGGCTCCTGTGACTGCCTCAGAAGTCACCTCAAGACCTTGGTCCTCCATGGGTTCCAGAAccttaaccaagagctgctgttcCTCAATTACATTTTGGAGAAGGGTAAGATGCTCAAGACCGTGTGCATTGTTCGTAGTGAGATTGATGACTTTTTAGCGGAGGCGTGCCACATGGTACCGGCCGAGGTAGGCCCGACGTCAGGTTTCATTCTTGAGCGTGGCACGCCATCAGGTGGAAGCACTGGCAGTGATATTTCTGTTTGCCCCGCCTCCCGCTTCTGGAGCTTTCAGCACGCCATTGACTTGTCAGTGAAGGATCCCTTCTATGCGTCGAGGCACGAGGTGACCTGGATTGCTTGTCGTACCGAGGACGAGAGTTTGTGTCTCTGATGATGGTGCTTATGAGGATATGGTagttacctgttacttcttcataaATTTGCGGTGAACTAAGAAGGTGGACCGAGCCCATGAACGTCTGGAAGCTAGTTTTATCAGTCGTGGCACTCTTGAATTTTTTCGGTGAGACTAATATGATTCTGGGTTTGGATGTACCTTTGCTTTGGCTTCATGTTGTTCCGGGCCTTTTGACTTGTAGAAGTGCTTATTACATGCACAACCTATCTCCATTGATATCCTGATGCACTTTGTTCTTTTCCTGCTAGTTGATAACTTATCCTAGTTCCTGGAATGCAATGTTTGTTACATGTTGTACCGATCATTCGTTGTCTAAGTTTGGATGAAGAATCTTGTATGAAGGTGACCCTTGTGTGGGTAATATTGTTCAGTTGCACGACAAAGTACAAACACAATTTGGTGTTGGCAATTTTCCTGTCACTGTATCCTATATTGCCTCTTTGTCTAAGCTTTGTAATGCTATATGACAGTTACTGTTCAGTTGTGTGACAAAGTACAAACACAATTTTGATGTGAGCAATTGTTCTGTCACTGTATCGTGTATGTACTGTATGCCTCTTCGCATGATAGAGAACGAGCAATCAAAACCTATTCACCCAAGCATTTCAGACCTATTCACCCAAGCAAAACAATTTGAGCAATTTTTCTGTAGCTGTTGTATC includes:
- the LOC124685993 gene encoding F-box/FBD/LRR-repeat protein At1g13570-like; amino-acid sequence: MDAAAAADRAELRTYADVEEFFNNMSSEGPSAQDRIDYIVPYIISLLPPPFIPAPDAADASDSEDEHFSLTSSSSSSSDDPAGAFFLPAQGDGQDRISRLTNDLLANVISRLPTKESARTMVLSSRWRGLWPATPLLVDDAHLRYPGESREIPGFHAARAITRCVAAHPGPVRGVRVTRTSFHAQEYALQRIVSGLAAKNVQDLVLFNRPWPLNMPLPDGVLRCASLARLYLGVWHFPDTAAHRPNLPNLQELGLFHTIIADSDIDALLARCRKLKVLSFAMSYNCASRLRVRSRSLSAVVEWRCSLEEILVDDAPCLERLLFDSIGERRLLKIVQAPRLEVLGFLDLQLHELQIGGIVIKAGMNVRARAMLPSLKIFAVKVRFSDQTEVKMLPTLLRCFPSLETLHVMSIPGSPDTVVPAGFWESLGSCDCLRSHLKTLVLHGFQNLNQELLFLNYILEKGKMLKTVCIVRSEIDDFLAEACHMVPAEVGPTSGFILERGTPSGGSTGSDISVCPASRFWSFQHAIDLSVKDPFYASRHEVTWIACRTEDESLCL